A window of Cervus elaphus chromosome 23, mCerEla1.1, whole genome shotgun sequence genomic DNA:
ggaagagccaactcattggaaaagactctgatgctgggaaagattcagggtagggaggagaaggggacaacagagaatgaggtggttggatggcatcagcgataTGACATGAACTTTGGaaaactgggagatggtgagggacaggggaggcctggtgtgttgcagtccatggggtcgcaaaaagttggacatggcttgtgactgaacaacaataaattaatAGATCCACCAGATGAAATTGATGCATCATCGTAAAAAAGAAGTTTCAGACATTGTTATACTAGCAGTTTAGCAAATTCACACCCACCTTCCAGTGAGGGCTACTAGAATGGTCAGTCCATACAGCACAAGGAACACTCGCCACAAATAAACAAAgcctgcagcaacgaagacccaacacagccaaaaataaataaatagatttttttttttttgaagaaaaaaggtGAAAGTATGTCTCCTTGAGAAGGTGAATTCTGCTCAGTTTTGAAGGATATAGAGACCAACACATCCAGTAGACCTTTGTTGAGTATTTACAATGTGTCAGCCATGAGACCACGTGCTAGTTGGGGAGCCAGaagataaacacacatataagtaGTCCACCTTCAGGTCTGATAGTGTATAACCCAGGCAGAGACGTTCCACAGCCAACAGCTGCATTTAGTGTTAAGAGGCAGCAGTAGAAATGTGCTCAATCAAGTTCTGTGCCAGGTGTGGGAAGCATGCTTGGAACTAGAGCCCCAGGCCTGCTTCTCTAGCACATACCGGTGACATTTTGACCTACAAGTATCTCCTGCGttgatttctttctgtgtgaCGTCAGGTGAAgcacaggcagagaaaagagtTGGGAAGTGTGCAGCTCAGTGAAcatccctgggcccccagcatccTGCATCCCTCCTCAGGTGCCACTGGGGTCCCTCTGGCTCCGACAGTTCCCACTGTCTTGATGAGAACAGCAGAGATTTGTTTGCCTGTTTCTGAACTTCATACAGGTGGACATATATACAGCACATGCTCAGTGCATACTCTGGTTCTGTTACTCAGTATCATGTCTGCAGTCTGTATTCAGAGAGTGCAGGTCAGCGTGCATTTATTGTCTCTgttagtgttttttgtttcccCTGTTGTCGTCTTTCATTGTCTGACTGAGTCacagtttatttacccattttCTTTAAGTACATCTGGATCATTTctaatattcttttaataaattatgtttttgctgaaaaaagaaagtgaaatgaaaacatttcagacAATCACACTGAAAGAGGTTAGCACCAGCATACTTAAGCAAAACGTAAGTCTCAAAGATCTATTTCAGATAGATGGAAAACTATCCCAGGCAAAAGGTcggaaatgaaggaagaaatgaaaaacaaagtggcaaatatttgaataattctaAATGAACATTggctatataaaacaaaaatatcttgtaCAGAGTTAATATAAATGATAACACAGACACAGATTATCAGACGTGCTTTGTGTAGTCCCTGAAGAGGGTAAAGCTTTTAAGCTCCATAAGAAAGCTAGTCTCTAGGGTAAAAAGCATTAGTGAACTGAAGTGGGTCAGCATTGTATAGTGACAAAAGATTCAATTTGCCAAGaggatataaatgtatattctgtgacccagcaatcccattcttaGGTGCGTATACTCCAGAGAAACTCTTAGGACATATGTTTGAGTGTTcagagcttttttttcccccccagtgtAGGGGCGGGGTATTTAATTAGGAAAGGAACCTTGGTGGAGGACTAGCCTAGGTGCTGGCATGTTCTCTTTCTTGGTGGGTAGTGAAGGCATGGATATTTCTTCATGTGCTAATGTTTGTGGTCATCAGACGCCTCTTTTTTGCACTGTTTTCTAACTATCTTATCTAATTTCCTTTTATGGTGTTGTTGATAGTGTTTTTTGGTGAAGGGCTTATGATTCACTCTTAATTggttaaaaggtttttaaaaccttaagtaaatatttgaaaaaataaatgtcctCAGTGCTGAAGGCAACATAAGAATCTTCCATCTGAGAAAACCCCAAAGGCCAGTGTGTTATGTATGCAGCCTGTTGAAAGCAGTTTTGACCGCTTTTCTCAAATTCACAGGTTAACTTCGAGGAATTTAAGGACGGTTTCATGGCTGTGTTGTCATCACAGGCTGGTCTTGCCTCCTCAGATGAAGACAGTGGGCCTTTGGAGTCAGGTAAGAGGCCTTTCTGGTCTTTTTTACATCTCTTTCCGTGATTCTGTGACTTCTGGAATATGATGATGTACCTGAACAATGCAGCAGGTCTATGTTCCCCAGCTGCATGGACTgggaccatggactgcagcacttggctttttttcttctttggcttcCTGATTTGTGAAATGATTCTGCAAGGGGAAGACTCTTGTGTTTTCGTCTGCACTGCACAAAATCCTGTGAATACCCTGGCACTTCTGGTCACCAGATCTGTGTAGTTTCCCCCGCGCCAGGCCATTTTgcaacaccagctgggtgtcctacagttCAACTCCATTCTGACACCATCCCCCTGGACACAGCTTCAGACCCCACAGGCTAAGACAGCAATGCCTTCAGACAACAATCTCAAGTCCAGCTTGTCTTCTTTGCTTCTGACCCACTGCTAAAGATCAGAGGCGCCCACGGCCTCCtcaggttcaattaatttgctagagcagctcaagGAAACCCATTACTGGATCAGCAGTTTATTGCAAAGGATGTAACTCAGGGTGAGAGGTGCATGGGCTGTGGGAAGAGGCTCAGAGCCCTcacaccctctctgggcctcagtcttcccTGGTCTCCccatgttcaccaacccagaagatCTCTGAATGCTGTCCTTTTGGGGTTTATGGAGGTTTCGTTACAGAGTCATGACTGATCCAGTGATGGGGCATCAGTGATTGAATTCAACATCCAGCCTCTGAGCTCTCTAGAAGTCAGGGGtagggctgaaagttccaacctcTAATCACATCCttggtttccctggcaaccagcccatCTCAAGGTGTGGTTCTCAAAGTCACCTGATCAGCATAAACTTGCGTGTGGTTGCtgttatcacttaggaaattggAGGGTTTTAGAAGCTGTGCAAGAGATGGGAGGAAGACCAAATTCATGTTTATTCCAAGTCACAGTCTCAGGAAGGTCAAGTAATATCTAGTGTGGTCCTTACATTGTAGGGTATAGACAAGATAAAGTGGGTGTGGAGAGGTGGAAGAATTTGATCATCCAAAGCGCAGTGCAGGTGTAAGGTGCTggccaggctgggaggctggTGGAGCAAGCAGGATGCCAGCAGCTGAGGCAGCCCTCCGCCTGTCTTCTATCTCAGACAATAGTGCTCTGTGCTCCTCCAACTTCTTAGACCCTGGTTTCCGGTGGGACCCGTAAAACAAAGGTAATATTTCAAAACAAGTGAAGAGGGGCTTTGATTCTTGTCAGGAGGTGGAGGTAGAATTCTGGAGAGAGGCCCGCCTggagttgtggcctgtgggtccACTGGGAAGGTGATGGCGGACGTGCTCCTTAGAAGATGGGCCAACTCCTAGGCTGGCAGCGCCTGCCGTGCTCTGGCCGGATGACCCGTCGAGGCTGCATGTGAGGAGTGCTGGGAGGGAGAGTGCAGTGGCCAGCGGGTCCGTTCCTCCTCCACGGTCCGTTCCTCCCCCACAGTGCCGGGGTTCAATGCATCTGCCCCACACAGGGCCCTGGTCGGCTCCCAGACCCCGGGAGGGGCCTTGGTCAGGAGCAGGTGCATGACTGGGGCAGCGGGTGCCATTGGGAGGTTTGGGGCTTTGTACCTTTCATGTAGATTCCAGTGAGCCCCCCAGCGACCCCCACCTCTGAAATTCTGTGGCTGATCATTCCCATTACTCAGGTGAGGTTTTCTAGTCTGAAGCTAGGGCCTAGAGGAAGCACTTGTGGCCTCCCCTGGGGCTGAAATCGGTTGGTGTCCCACAGCCTGCTGCTGGAGCCACGTAGGAGCTCTGAcctgggggagaggaggctgatggggcaGGAGTCTGATAAGGGGGCGGAGTCAGAACGGGGGTGGAGTCTGATAAGGGGGCGGAGTCTGCCAGGGGGAGGAGTCTGACAGGGTAGAGGAGCCTGACCGGGGAGGAGCCTGATACAGTGGTGGAGTCTGCCCTGGGGGAGGAGCCTGACGGGGGAGTTGTCTGATAAGGGGGTTGGGCGTGACAGAGTGGGGGGGTGCAGAGGAAGTCTGACTTGGGGAGTAGTCTAACCAGTGGTAGGAGCCAGCTTGTCAGTGGCCGCCCTGGGACCTGAAGGGTCTGGTCATTGGTTGCTTTGTCTCAGGTTTCTCTTCCCTGAAGTGGGAAGAAGGCCACTTGCCTTTCCCGACTTGGGGTGTGATCGTGTGACCCTGGACATGAAGGTGCCTGAGAAAGGCCACGCCCGTGTCATCGCTCCCTTGTCTGTGCTGGAACTCCTGTGAGTCCTCCACTTGTGTCCTCTTCGTGACTGGTGCTTTTCTCTGCCAACCCccgttttgttttgtgttgtttttctcttctttcaattttcagaactttcctcAATTACCCAGTCAGTGGGTGGGTCAGTCATAGGCCTGCCTGAGGTGGCTCGGCCAGAGCTGGTGCACAGGGGCATCCCCTGTTGTGAGAGCCCAGTGAGCCCTGCCCCGGCCCTCCGGGGGTGTGTGCTTCCCATGCGGGCCACCCTCGCGGTCTCCCCCATGGACTTCATCCCTGCTTCCCCGGCCAATCCACAGCATCCCTCTCTCCGACTTTCTAATCTGCCTGCTGGTCCTTCCCAGCGACTCATGCCACGATTGGAAACATGTGCTTTGATGCTCCAGGAATGTGTGTGGCACCCTGGGGCCAAATGGCTGGGGTTTTGAAGAACATTCTGCTTCTCAGTCATTCTGCTCCTTCAGTGAAGGCCATCACAGAACACGTAaccaaaaaagtctttttttaatttttgcttgttttatcttttggccatgcctctCAGCATGCTGAGAGCATTCTGCTCCTATGAATAAATATGCACACACAGGAGGCACAAGGCTCGGTTGACCTTGTGGTCTGCCGGCCGTCTGGGCAGCGGGTGGGGACTGGCCGTGACCCCCAGAGCTTCCCACTGAGAGGCcacagctctgtgctctgtgggtGGTGAGACGCTGCCCCCTCCTGGCCTGATTTGCTGCTTGGACAAGTTCCTGGGGACCCATTTCCCCCTAGTGGAGGGAGGAGGTGACACTTTCAGAGAACATCTATGAACCTGTCCTTATGTGTGTGATTTCTGGGCGTCTCGTTGCTCTGAGGAAAGTGCTGAGCAGCGGAAACGATGAAGAAAGGGGTACCATATCAAGGGCAGGTGGGCCTCCAGACGCACACCAGGGGTTCtcaggaggggagaggcaggagccCATTCAGGCCAAGGGCGCAGACGTGGTGCTGGGTCACGACCTCCAGTGAGCAGTGAGTTACTGAGCCCCAGGCGGGGGTCCGCATGCTTTCAGGCGCACCTGGTTTCCCGAGTGTGTCCCCGCTGCCCACTCCCACCTGACATGGCCTTTCTCTTCCCGCTGTTCCCCGCTCAGAATGCAGCCACAGCCTGTGTGTAGACAGAAACCAGAGCAGGTGCGGAGCCTGCATGcaggcccctgctccctgcatggGGTGCTCAAGCCTTCCGTTTGCTCCCTGTCAGTGGGACCACCCCCTGTTCTCCAGCAGCCCCAGGAGTTCCGACATGGGGAGAGTGTACAGGACCGGACCCTGCCCATGATAACCTCACAGAGTCCGGGAACATGGTCATCCTGCCCTAGATGTCCTCTGTCACATGGAACTCAGCATCTTCCTCCCAAGACTCCTTCCTTGTCCTCAGTTTCTGTGCGTCGCTGGCATCACTGTTTCTCCTGGAGGCCCGGTTggacccagcctcctcctctgatGCTCCCAAGGTCAGAGGCTGCAGGCCAGTTTCGGGTGAGGCGGAGAGAGAAGAGGTGGTAGTTAGTCCCTGGGAACATGACCCACCGGTGTGAAACGGTCTGTTTCCCTGTCCTGGCCTTGCTTCCTGGGACCCTTTGCCTTTCTCTCCAGCTGGCCCCTTCTGGGTGCTTCCCTTGGAACCCGCGTTCTCTCCTGGTCACAGCCCAGGCCTCACCCCTACTCCCCAGTCTCTCTGGCCACTCAGATTCCTGCAGAGGCAGTGTCATTTCTTCTCTGCTTGCGGAGTCCCCATTGCTCCGCAGATGTGGGCAGgtaaggagggaagaaggaagttcAGGGGTGTATTAGGGCTTGAGGGAGCCTCATGAATCCCTAGCCGAAGTCCACACCTGCCTCTGCACCCGACTTTCGACCCATTCGGAGTCTGAGCCTTCGTGACTGTGCTGAGTTCCTTGCCTCTGTGTCCTGTCCAGGTGGGGTCCTGTAGTGGGGTGGGGTCAAGTGGGTGGGAAATGACCTTCTGGTCACTAGAGCACTTGGATTATTGTAAGGTTATTTCTTTGTGTAAAAAGTGCTCGGgtctggtacactgggaagacctaaGAGGATATGGacggagagggaggtggaagcggggatcgggatggggaatacatgtaaatccatggctgaatcatgtcaatgtatgacaaataccactacaatgctgtaaagtaattagcctccaactaataaaaataaatgaaagaaataaagagctagatttttaaattagttttctatCACATAGAAAAGCATATTTTGCTTGGAAACACTGAAGCAACACCGAGCGTTTAGTATGGAAAGTCCTGTCTCCTAGCCTGGCTGTCTCAGCCCCAGGCCCACGTTGGCCCTTCCGCGTGTTCTTCTGGCGTTTTCTCTGTCTGTCCCCAAGAGCTACATGGCACCTCCGAATCTGCATCTTCGTAAGCACAAGTGGGCCCAGAGTCTGTTTTAAAGAGCCCCACACACctcccattttctttccagttGCCTCCCAGGCTGTGCCCTCAAAGGCCATGAGCAGCTCTAAGTGGTCCGGCTGTCGGAGCCAGCCCGAGCCCTGTGGCGCTGCAGGTGGAGCCCCAGGTTTACCGGAGCAGCCGGTCACACCCAGTGTGAGAAGCCAGCTCTGCTGCTCCGCGTCCCTGCAAAGCGTCGAGGTGGGTGGACCCCCCCGGGCACCTCCCCCAATCACTGCTCACATGACATGACACAGGAGGATGGGAGAGGGCATCTCATCGCTGGAAGAGCAGCTATTTGGGGACCTACATTCGGTTTTTAGGTGTCTCTGGGTCTCCCTGTCTGCAGGGCAGTTCTGGCCACGGAACATCCTCCTTCAGAAACGGGGACCTCGGAGGATCCCACTTCACCACCACCCTCCCCTGGCCCTGCAGGAGGAGGGAAGGTTATTCGGCTGAGGGCAGAAAAAGCAGGTGTGCCACAACCACGGTCACCCGCGTCCAGCACTTGGACCAAGGCTCACCCTATACAACTTGGCCGGCTCATGATGGATGCCTCCAGGGCCCTCACTGAGACTCCTTGAGCTGTCCACTGCGGGAGCCTTTGGGCCTTCGTGTCAGAAAGGACATCCACGGGGCAGATCCTCCCCCTGCGGGTTAATTGTGGCTGAcatccttctctttctgtttttctagagTCTCAAGTCTGATGAAGAAGCCGACAGTGCGAAGGAGCCTCAGAATGAATTGTTTGAAGCTGAAGGTAAAGCCTGGCCTTGTGGTGGATGCCCCCTTTGGTCAGTGCTGGGCTGTCAGACAGCAGGCTGCCAGGAAAGGAGAATTTCCTGGGAGGTGCCTAGTGTGGGTGGTCTCTCTGAGATTCCTGAGGTCAGACCCTTGGGCAGGGACTGCTGGCTAAGAGAGCAGCTAGTTGGTTGGCTAGGGTCACAGTGATCCTCGCGACCAGCAGGCATGGGCCAGGGGCCTCCTTCCTAATGTGCCGGGCCTGGGCCAGCAGCCTCCCCCCTCACCAGAGGCCCTGACTGTGCCCCAAGTGGAGGGCGAGACGTGGCTCTGGTCCTGGGAACCTGGCAGAGCTCCCGGAAGGCAGTCACAGGTGTGCTCAGCAACGCTGGGTGCACCAGCACGTGGGTGTGCGGGCTCCTTAAGGACGCCTCTCACCATGGTGAGTCACAGGGCAGAATGTGCAGGACCGCGGCTCCAGCGGGAGGCCAGAACTGACCTGGGGCTTCTCCTGAGTGAGAGGTCTGCACTGGTGCTGAGCACCGTCCAGACTGTGGTCCTCAGGGCCGAGGCTGTTGTTGGCTCAGCGCTGAGCGTGGGGACGTCAGGCGAATGAACCACGTGTCTGTGCTACTGGATGAAGCAGATGGACCTCTCTGTGTCCAAAAATCACTTCCTAAATTAACTGGACTCAGAGTAAATCTAGGGGACAAGAGGAAGGGCTCCGGGGAGGTTCTTCACTGAGTGATTTTGGGCCCTCTGCCCAGAAACAGGTTGGGTGCTTCTTTCCTGCC
This region includes:
- the LOC122682169 gene encoding uncharacterized protein LOC122682169 isoform X4, with amino-acid sequence MNLEDVLSLRNHSGPPSTSSQVRDLPPLRPKRRKERLDPCPRGGLPTTDPRSRCCAHIHLFKEEIGNQVNFEEFKDGFMAVLSSQAGLASSDEDSGPLESVGPPPVLQQPQEFRHGESVQDRTLPMITSQSPGTWSSCPRCPLSHGTQHLPPKTPSLSSVSVRRWHHCFSWRPGWTQPPPLMLPRSEAAGQFRVRRREKRW